A section of the Macadamia integrifolia cultivar HAES 741 chromosome 9, SCU_Mint_v3, whole genome shotgun sequence genome encodes:
- the LOC122089329 gene encoding actin-depolymerizing factor, giving the protein MSFRGGANASSGMGVADHSKTTFLELKRKKVHRYVVFKIDEKKKEVVVEKTGGPAESYDDFTAALPENDCRYAVFDFDFVTSENCQKSKIFFIAWSPSISRIRSKMLYATSKDRFRRELDGIHYEIQATDPTEMDLEVIRDRAN; this is encoded by the exons ATGTCGTTCAGAGGAGGG GCAAATGCATCTTCTGGCATGGGAGTTGCTGATCACAGTAAAACCACATTTTTGGAactgaagaggaagaaggtgcATCGTTATGTGGTTTTTAAGATTgatgaaaagaagaaggaagttgTGGTTGAGAAGACTGGAGGTCCAGCTGAAAGCTATGATGACTTCACAGCAGCTCTGCCGGAGAATGACTGCCGATATGCGGTTTTTGACTTTGATTTTGTTACCTCTGAGAACTGCCAAAAGAGCAAGATCTTCTTCATTGCATG GTCGCCTTCAATTTCACGGATCCGGTCTAAGATGCTGTATGCCACTTCCAAGGACAGGTTCAGGCGGGAGCTTGACGGCATCCACTATGAGATTCAGGCGACTGATCCTACCGAGATGGATCTTGAAGTGATCAGAGACCGTGCAAACTGA
- the LOC122089480 gene encoding beta-galactosidase 15-like, producing MDSSKRAFFSVMCLVFLSCFSVLATNISYDGRAIKINGQRKVFLSGSIHYPRSTQEMWPDLIRKAKEGGLDSIETYVFWNIHEPIRRQYDFTGNKDIIRFLKTIQDAGLYAILRIGPYVCAEWNYGGFPVWLHNMPGVELRTMNSVYQNEMQNFTTLIVDMVKQANLFASQGGPVIIAQIENEYGNIMSSYGDAGKQYVNWCANMAESLGIDVPWIMCQQSDAPPPMINTCNGWYCDNFTPTNPNTPKMWTENWTGWFKNWGGKDPHRTAEDLSFSVARFFQTGGTFQNYYMYHGGTNFGRVAGGPYITTTYDYDAPLDEFGNLNQPKWGHLKELHLLLKSMEKVLTCGDVNTTDFGNSVNVTVYTTSETSSCFIGNANETTDATITFQGTQYTVPAWSVSILPDCKTEVYNTAKVNVQTSIMVKKPNGAEDEPRSLRWEWRPEDVRDTTLHGKGAFAINQLLEQKQATDDASDYLWYMTNVNIDKQDPIFGQDITLRVNTTGHVLHAFVNGKSIGSQWAKIGGSNFVFEQNIKVNSGKNLIVLLSVTVGLKNYGAFYDTAPDGILGPVVLVGKGKMDEEISKDLSSYKWTYKVGLHGEERHLYEVQPHKGWHTKDLPTNRMMTWYKTSFKAPLGTEPVVVDLQGLGKGHAWVNGQSIGRYWPTFLADEDGCSIDSKCDYRGAYSNTKCLTNCGQPSQRYYHVPRSFLHDDENTLVLFEELGGNPSFVNFQTITVGSACGNAEQGKTLELSCQGGRTISQIRFASFGDAQGTCGAFEKGTCEASNALSVIEKACVGKESCTIDVSEATLGSTNCGSGITKRLAVEAIC from the exons ATGGATTCATCAAAAAGAGCTTTCTTTTCTGTAATGTGTTTGGTTTTTCTAAGTTGTTTCTCTGTATTGGCTACCAATATTTCTTATGATGGAAGAGCAATCAAAATCAATGGGCAGAGAAAGGTTTTCTTGTCTGGGTCAATTCACTACCCTCGTAGCACTCAAGAG ATGTGGCCAGATTTGATTAGAAAAGCAAAAGAAGGTGGCCTTGATTCCATTGAGACCTATGTCTTTTGGAACATTCATGAGCCTATTCGTCGCCAg TATGATTTCACAGGCAACAAAGACATTATTCGATTCCTCAAAACAATCCAAGATGCCGGACTTTATGCTATTCTTCGGATTGGACCTTATGTTTGTGCTGAATGGAACtatgg AGGATTTCCTGTGTGGTTGCATAACATGCCGGGAGTTGAATTGAGGACAATGAATAGTGTGTATCAG AATGAGATGCAAAACTTCACCACCTTGATAGTGGATATGGTTAAGCAAGCAAATCTCTTTGCATCACAAGGAGGACCTGTGATCATTGCTCAG ATTGAGAATGAATATGGAAACATAATGTCAAGTTATGGAGATGCTGGAAAACAATACGTTAATTGGTGTGCTAATATGGCTGAATCTCTTGGTATTGATGTCCCATGGATTATGTGCCAACAAAGTGATGCTCCTCCACCTatg ATCAACACCTGTAATGGGTGGTACTGTGATAATTTCACACCAACCAACCCTAATACCCCTAAGATGTGGACTGAGAATTGGACTGGCTG GTTTAAGAATTGGGGTGGTAAAGACCCACACAGGACTGCTGAGGATCTCTCTTTTTCAGTTGCAAGGTTTTTTCAAACTGGTGGTACTTTCCAAAATTACTATATG TACCATGGTGGCACAAACTTTGGCAGGGTTGCAGGTGGTCCATATATCACCACCACTTATGATTATGATGCACCCCTTGATGAATTTG GAAATCTGAATCAACCCAAATGGGGACATCTGAAGGAGCTTCATCTTCTCCTTAAATCAATGGAGAAAGTTCTCACATGTGGAGATGTGAATACCACTGACTTTGGAAATTCTGTCAAT GTAACTGTGTACACCACTAGTGAAACATCTAGCTGCTTCATTGGCAATGCCAATGAGACCACTGATGCCACTATTACTTTCCAAGGAACTCAATATACAGTCCCTGCATGGTCTGTTAGTATCCTACCAGACTGCAAAACTGAAGTCTATAACACTGCCAAGGTTAATGTTCAAACTTCCATCATGGTCAAGAAGCCAAATGGAGCAGAAGATGAACCCAGAAGCCTCAGATGGGAATGGAGGCCTGAAGATGTTAGGGATACTACCCTTCATGGAAAGGGTGCCTTTGCCATCAACCAACTCTTGGAGCAAAAGCAGGCCACTGATGATGCCAGTGATTACCTCTGGTACATGACGAATGTCAACATTGATAAACAAGATCCTATCTTTGGTCAGGACATAACCCTAAGAGTGAACACTACAGGCCATGTACTCCATGCCTTTGTCAATGGCAAAAGTATTGGATCTCAATGGGCTAAAATTGGAGGTTCAAATTTTGTGTTTGAGCAGAACATCAAGGTTAATTCTGGCAAGAATTTGATTGTTTTGTTGAGTGTCACAGTTGGGTTGAAGAACTATGGTGCCTTCTATGATACTGCACCGGACGGAATTTTGGGACCGGTTGTGTTAGTTGGAAAGGGTAAGATGGATGAGGAGATAAGCAAGGACTTGTCTTCATACAAGTGGACTTACAAGGTGGGTTTGCATGGTGAGGAGAGACATCTCTATGAAGTCCAACCCCACAAGGGATGGCACACTAAGGATCTTCCCACCAACAGGATGATGACTTGGTACAAG ACTAGCTTCAAGGCTCCATTAGGAACAGAACCAGTTGTGGTGGACTTGCAAGGTTTGGGTAAGGGTCATGCTTGGGTTAATGGTCAGAGCATTGGTAGATACTGGCCAACCTTCCTAGCTGATGAAGATGGTTGCAGCATTGATTCTAAGTGTGATTACCGTGGCGCCTATAGTAACACCAAGTGTTTGACAAATTGTGGGCAACCTTCTCAAAGGTATTACCATGTCCCACGGTCCTTCCTACATGATGATGAGAATACATTGGTCTTGTTTGAAGAGCTGGGAGGGAACCCTTCATTTGTGAATTTCCAAACCATCACTGTTGGGTCAGCTTGTGGGAATGCTGAACAAGGGAAGACATTGGAGCTTTCTTGCCAAGGTGGTCGAACCATCTCTCAGATCAGGTTTGCAAGCTTTGGTGATGCACAAGGGACATGTGGAGCCTTTGAGAAAGGTACTTGTGAGGCATCAAATGCTTTGTCAGTCATTGAGAAGGCTTGTGTTGGGAAGGAGAGTTGTACCATTGATGTTTCAGAAGCAACTCTGGGCTCCACCAACTGTGGCAGCGGCATCACCAAGAGACTTGCTGTGGAGGCTATCTGTTAA